Proteins encoded in a region of the Panicum hallii strain FIL2 chromosome 3, PHallii_v3.1, whole genome shotgun sequence genome:
- the LOC112886762 gene encoding uncharacterized protein LOC112886762: protein MGQEEEAVLMPAAAVVFSWEPVVVKAAGARRDVPPGSPKKAPQPPARRLSVPPPPGRATAARSLSSRGRAVRPEDDPFLAAYLACTKSSGRRGGKDAGGAAREEAKGRRRFTWAGLGLSCKSSAGAVEQSMVKVAKRPELHPID, encoded by the coding sequence ATGGgccaggaggaggaggccgtgcTCATGCCGGCGGCCGCCGTGGTCTTCTCGTGGGAGCCAGTGGTAGTCAAGGCGGCGGGAGCCCGCCGCGACGTGCCGCCGGGGAGCCCGAAGAAGGCGCCGCAGCCACCGGCGCGGCGTCtctccgtgccgccgccgccgggcagggcaacggcggcgaggagcctGTCGTCCAGGGGGCGCGCCGTCCGGCCGGAGGACGACCCGTTCCTGGCCGCGTACCTGGCGTGCACCAAGAGCAGCGGCAGGAGAGGCGGGAaggacgccggcggcgcggcgagggagGAGGCCAAGGGCCGGAGGCGGTTCACGTGGGCCGGCCTCGGGCTCTCCTGCAAGAGCTCCGCCGGGGCCGTGGAGCAGAGCATGGTCAAGGTGGCCAAACGGCCGGAGCTGCATCCGATCGACTAG
- the LOC112887569 gene encoding NADPH-dependent 1-acyldihydroxyacetone phosphate reductase-like, translating to MPQPMANDGAGASSEVAGDCEAEQQQQQQPVVLITGCAKGGIGYEYCLAFSALGCRVVATDIPDRVPDLADLAAAADTLPLDVTSESSVESAVRRVLADHGRIDVLVNNAGVGCTGPLAELRLESVRRAMDVNFLGQVRMVRAVAPHMARRGSGRVVNVGSVVGRAATPWAAPYCASKAAVHAATDALRLELRPFGVHVVAVVPGAVRSGLGRANTAGLAAAGRGEWRLYRGFAAAIEERARASQAGRATEAGALARHVARRVMSARPPREIVYGHMTLLFAALAASPGWVRDAFFARRFGLHNKTTIPPASLD from the coding sequence ATGCCGCAGCCCATGGCGAACGATGGCGCTGGTGCTAGCAGCGAAGTCGCCGGCGACTGCGAggccgagcagcagcagcagcagcagccggtgGTGCTCATCACCGGGTGCGCCAAGGGCGGCATCGGGTACGAGTACTGCCTGGCCTTCTCCGCGCTGGGCTGCCGCGTGGTGGCCACCGACATCCCCGACCGCGTCCCGGACCTCGCCGacctcgcggcggcggcggacacgCTCCCGCTGGACGTGACCTCGGAGTCGAGCGTCGAGAGCGCCGTGCGGCGCGTGCTGGCCGACCACGGGCGCATCGACGTGCTGGTGAACAACGCCGGGGTCGGGTGCACGGGCCCGCTGGCGGAGCTGCGGCTGGAGTCGGTGCGGCGCGCCATGGACGTGAACTTCCTGGGCCAGGTCCGGATGGTCCGCGCGGTGGCGCCGCACATGGCGCGGCGCGGGTCGGGGCGCGTGGTGAACGTGGGCAGCGTGGTGGGGCGCGCGGCGACGCCCTGGGCGGCGCCCTACTGCGCGTCCAAGGCGGCGGTGCACGCGGCGACGGACGCGCTGCGGCTGGAGCTCCGGCCGTTCGGGGTGCACGTGGTGGCGGTGGTCCCGGGCGCCGTGCGGTCCGGGCTGGGGCGCGCGAACACGGCGGGGCTGGCCGCGGCCGGGCGCGGGGAGTGGCGGCTGTACCGGGGTTTCGCGGCGGCGATCGAGGAGCGGGCGCGGGCGTCGCAGGCGGGGCGGGCGACGGAGGCGGGGGCGCTGGCGAGGCACGTGGCGCGGCGGGTGATGAGCGCGCGGCCGCCGAGGGAGATCGTGTACGGGCACATGACGCTGCTGTtcgcggcgctggcggcgtcGCCCGGGTGGGTGCGCGACGCATTCTTCGCAAGGCGGTTCGGCCTACACAACAAGACGACCATACCACCCGCCTCCTTGGACTAG